The genomic stretch TATGCTGATAACTTTAAAAAATTAGGGCTTTTTATGAATGTTTTAACTTTCAAAATTTCACAAAATGGGGTTTCCTGTGACCCTGATGCCAATCAAGAAATTATAAAATCCTTACAAGAAATAAAAGATATCCAATCTATAGAGTTTCTTCCATCTACAAAAAAGATCAAAGTAAGCTTCTTGGATTTACAGACAGAAGAAAAAATCTTTCAAGTGGTAAGATCCCAGAGCTTGGATATTGAAAATAAACCTTTCTTTTCTGTAATACTACCTGTTTATAATCGAGAGGGTTATATTAAAGAAACTTTAGATTCTATTTTAAATCAAAGTTTTTTAGATTTTGAGGTTATTGCTATTGATGATGGATCAACAGATAAAAGCATAGAAATACTTGAAGAAAATGCAAAATTATTTGCAAATTTTAAGTTAATTAAATTAAAGCACTGTGGTGTGAGCGAAGCAAGAAACAAGGGAATACTAAATGCAAAAGGTGATTTCCTTTGTTTTATGGATTCTGATGACTTGCTTTCTAGGGATTATTTTTTACATTTTTATCAAGTCATAATGCAAACAGATGCAGATGTGATCAAAAATACTACAATATTAAAATTTTCTACTAAATCCCCAGCCTCTTTGAAAAATAAAAATTTAAAAATTTCTAGCATAAAAGAGTTTTATCTCAAACCTAGTAATATCAATCTGGGAGGCACTATATGGAGTTATTGCATTAAAAGGGAGTTGGTGGTTAAAAATTCAATTTATTTTCTTCCTCAACGCATTATGGAAGATGAGGGATTTGTGTATATGCTCTTGCCCTTATGTAAAAAGTTCATAACATTTAAAGGCTCTGCATATTACTACCGCCAACATCATAACTCTATAGTTGCAAATGCTCCTGTAGCTTTTGATAGAATCAAAAATTTTAAAGATATTATTCAATGGTATAGAGAAAAAAATATCATTCAAAAATTTCCAATACCCTTTCATATTCTTTATGATGTGAGTATTAAAAATCCTTCTTATACTCATTATCTTAAAGATTCCCAAGAGATGTTGCGCTCTTTGAAATTAGAAGAATTTCTAAAGCAAAATAAACTTGCTTATTATCTTTACACATTGGAAATAAAAGATTTTATAAAAGAGCACCAAAAGGCTAGAGGTAGATTTAAATATTATTTAAAAAGGTTATTAGGTATCCTTAAGTAAGCCATTTTTGCACCATTTTTTGGATTGCTCAATGCTTTGTATGTAAATTTGATGGTTTTCTTTTAGCATATTGCGAGAATTTTCCTGATGATACAAATGATAGGCTAGGGCATAGAACTTAAGTTTTCTCATTTCTCCCCCAGCATTTAAAAATCTCACCACAAACTCACTATCTTCTCTTCCCCATCCTATAAAATCTTCATTAAAACCATTGATTGCGTAAGCATCTTCTTTATAAAATGCCATATTGCAACCTCTGACAGACAAAAGCTTGTCTTTTTTTATTCCATTTTTTTTATTTTTTTGAGAGAGATAAAAAATAATTTTTGAAAGAATTAAATTCCTTTGATTCTTAAATATTTTTTTATTTAAAGCTTTTTTATGATTTTTTTCTTGCATAATACTTTGAGTTTCTAGCTCATTTAATATGATTCTTCCACCCTGGATGAAACAACTTTTTTTTGCAAACTTTAAATGATCTTGTATGAAAAATGGAGATAAGATCATATCTCCATCTACAATGATAATATATTCACCTTGAGCATTTGATATTGCATGATTACGAGATTTTGATAATCGATAACCACAATCCTCCTGCCAAATATGTTTAAGGGGAATTGGAAACTTGTTTTGATAATCTAAAATAAGCTCCTTTGTATCTTCTCCACTGCCATCATCTGCAATCAAAACCTCATTTGGCATAAGTTTTTGCTCCAAAATAGAATCCAAAACAAGAGCTAGACGCTCTTTTTGATTATAGGTAGTTACAATAAGACTCACACTAGGGGTAGTTAAAGAGTTTTCATAAAGTTTCATATATTTAAAAAATGCTCCAAGGCCATTACAAATACTAATAACAAATCCTCTATAGCCATATAAAAATCCTCTTTTAAAAAGATAATTGCGTATAAAAGTCCAAAAACCCTTCAAGATAGCAATCATAGGAGAAGAAAAGCGATGTGGGTTTTGCTGCGCCCAAAGAGAAGAGTAGTGTTGCATCTTGGCTAAAAGTTGTGTAATATCTTTAAAAGAATAATGTTTGATGCTTCCTTTTAACTTTATCTCTTGAAAATTTTTAGGCACATTTAAGCTTTCATGGACTAAAGCGCTATTAAAGCTAACCTCTTTTTTGTTAAAAAGTCTTTTTACATAATCAGGATACCAGCCACAAGCCTTGATCCACTCACCATTGTAGTGATTTTTTCTGCTTAGGGCATAAACACAATGTGAATCAAGTTTAAGATCATTAATGCTCTTGATAGCATCTTCATCTAAAACTTCATCAGAATCTATGCTTAAAATCCAATCATTCTTTGCATATGAGATTGCAAGATTTTTTAATGCACCAAAACCTATAAAATCGCTTTGATAAATTTTCACATTATGAAATTGTTTTGCAATCTCTAATGTGTTATCATCACTTAAATTATCAAGCAAAATAATTTCATCAAAATTCTTTAAGGCATCCAAACATTCTTTGATGGTTTTTTCAGAATTCTTTACTAAAATTGCAACACTAATTTTTGAGAGATTCATTGTGTTTTTTCTCAGGATTAGGAATTCTCAAAAAGCTAAATGCAGGAAGCTTAGCAGGCAACTTAACAGAGTGAATATTCCCACTATGGATACTTGAGAGCTCTTGTTGATTATCTAACAAAATCTTATTTAAAACCAAAAAGTGCTTATTGCCATCTTGATAAACTTTTCCTATTTCATTTTCAATACTTGGGATTGCGCTATCTAAAGGTGCTACAATTTCTAGAGCATCTCCAATATGGATACTATATTTACACAAAAATTCCTCACCATTTTCACTCACTTCCCCACATACTTGAAAATCCCCATCACTAATTGCACTCTTGTGATTTTGTGTATCTAATCTTTCAAAAGGTCTTCTTATGATATAGCCATCAGTAAATCCTCTATTTTTAAGAGTATGAAGTTCTTCTTGATAGATTTGAGGATTGATTTTATTTGCATAATAATCTTCAATTGCCATTCTATAAGTTCTTGCAGTAATCCCTGCATAATATGTTGATTTAGTCCTACCTTCAATCTTTAATGCATCAATTGCATTAGAATCTAAAATTTCTTGCAGATGGCTTGCTAGATTTAAATCTTTAGAATTAAGAATATGGGATCCAATTCCCTCTTCTTCTTCAATTTTTATCACTGCATTATTATCTGGAGCTTTAAGATAAATTTCATTATCAAAAGGAACAAGCCTATCTGTTTCTTTATCTTTTACAAAATATTCATAATCAAATCTACAATCATTTGCACAACTACCTCTATTAGGCACTCTACCATTTTGAAGAGCAGAGATGAGGCATCTACCAGAAAAAGCAAAACACATACTTCCATGCACAAAAATTTCAATTTCTAAATCCGGTAAATGTTTTTTTATCTCAATGGCATCCTTTAGACTCATTTCTCTAGCTGCAACAATTCTTTTTAC from Helicobacter sp. 'house sparrow 1' encodes the following:
- a CDS encoding peptidase U32 family protein, which gives rise to MKKVQLLSPAGNLHKLKIAINFGADAVYGGVSHFSLRNRAGKNFDFETFEEGIKYAHQRGKKVYAAINGFPFNHQIKLLEKHITQMADINPDAFIIAAPGVVRLAKKIAPHIPIHLSTQANVLNILDAEVFYEMGVKRIVAAREMSLKDAIEIKKHLPDLEIEIFVHGSMCFAFSGRCLISALQNGRVPNRGSCANDCRFDYEYFVKDKETDRLVPFDNEIYLKAPDNNAVIKIEEEEGIGSHILNSKDLNLASHLQEILDSNAIDALKIEGRTKSTYYAGITARTYRMAIEDYYANKINPQIYQEELHTLKNRGFTDGYIIRRPFERLDTQNHKSAISDGDFQVCGEVSENGEEFLCKYSIHIGDALEIVAPLDSAIPSIENEIGKVYQDGNKHFLVLNKILLDNQQELSSIHSGNIHSVKLPAKLPAFSFLRIPNPEKKHNESLKN
- a CDS encoding glycosyltransferase family 2 protein, which gives rise to MNVLTFKISQNGVSCDPDANQEIIKSLQEIKDIQSIEFLPSTKKIKVSFLDLQTEEKIFQVVRSQSLDIENKPFFSVILPVYNREGYIKETLDSILNQSFLDFEVIAIDDGSTDKSIEILEENAKLFANFKLIKLKHCGVSEARNKGILNAKGDFLCFMDSDDLLSRDYFLHFYQVIMQTDADVIKNTTILKFSTKSPASLKNKNLKISSIKEFYLKPSNINLGGTIWSYCIKRELVVKNSIYFLPQRIMEDEGFVYMLLPLCKKFITFKGSAYYYRQHHNSIVANAPVAFDRIKNFKDIIQWYREKNIIQKFPIPFHILYDVSIKNPSYTHYLKDSQEMLRSLKLEEFLKQNKLAYYLYTLEIKDFIKEHQKARGRFKYYLKRLLGILK
- a CDS encoding glycosyltransferase family 2 protein, which produces MNLSKISVAILVKNSEKTIKECLDALKNFDEIILLDNLSDDNTLEIAKQFHNVKIYQSDFIGFGALKNLAISYAKNDWILSIDSDEVLDEDAIKSINDLKLDSHCVYALSRKNHYNGEWIKACGWYPDYVKRLFNKKEVSFNSALVHESLNVPKNFQEIKLKGSIKHYSFKDITQLLAKMQHYSSLWAQQNPHRFSSPMIAILKGFWTFIRNYLFKRGFLYGYRGFVISICNGLGAFFKYMKLYENSLTTPSVSLIVTTYNQKERLALVLDSILEQKLMPNEVLIADDGSGEDTKELILDYQNKFPIPLKHIWQEDCGYRLSKSRNHAISNAQGEYIIIVDGDMILSPFFIQDHLKFAKKSCFIQGGRIILNELETQSIMQEKNHKKALNKKIFKNQRNLILSKIIFYLSQKNKKNGIKKDKLLSVRGCNMAFYKEDAYAINGFNEDFIGWGREDSEFVVRFLNAGGEMRKLKFYALAYHLYHQENSRNMLKENHQIYIQSIEQSKKWCKNGLLKDT